In Dromiciops gliroides isolate mDroGli1 chromosome 4, mDroGli1.pri, whole genome shotgun sequence, one DNA window encodes the following:
- the UBAP2L gene encoding ubiquitin-associated protein 2-like isoform X15 has translation MMTSVGTNRARGNWEQTQTQNQTQHKQRPQATAEQIRLAQMISDHNDADFEEKVKQLIDITGKNQDECVIALHDCNGDVNRAINVLLEGNPDTHSWEMVGKKKGVSGQKDGGQMESNEEGKENRDRDRDYSRRRGGPPRRGRGASRGREFRGQENGLDGAKTGGPSGRGTERGRRGRGRGRGGSGRRGGRFSAQGMGTFNPADYAEPTNTDENYGNSSGNTWNNTGSFEPDDGTRLDFMGVEGSNYPRKFETAPGAWRTATEEWGTEDWNEDLSETKIFTASNVSSVPLPAENVTITAGQRIDLAVLLGKTPSSMENESTNLDPSQAPSLAQPLVFSNSKQNTISQPASGSTFSHHSMVSMLGKGFGDVGEAKGGSTTGSQFLEQFKTAQALAQLAAQHSQSGGSTTTSSWDMGSTTQSPSLVQYDLKNPTDSAVHSPFTKRQAFTPSSAMMEVFLQEKPPAVTTSTAAPPAPSSPLPSKSTSAPQMSPGSSDNQSSSPQPAQQKLKQQKKKASLTSKIPALAVEMPGSADISGLNLQFGALQFGSEPVLSEYESTPTTSASSSQTPSSLYTSTASESSSTISSNQSQESGYQSGPIQSTTYTSQNSAQGPLYEQRSTQTRRYPNSISSSPQKDLTQAKNGFSSVQATQLQTTQSVEGATGPAVKSDSPSAPSIPPLNDTVSAASLLTTANQHSSALGGLSHSEELPNTTTTQHSSTLSTQQNTLSSSSSSGRTSTSTLLHTSVESEASLHSSSSTFSTASSTVSAPPPVVSVSSSLNSGSSLGLSLGSNSTVTASTRSSVATTSGKAPPNLPPGVPPLLPNPYIMAPGLLHAYPPQVYGYDDLQMLQTRFPLDYYSIPFPTPTTPLTGRDGSLASNPYSGDLSKFGRGDASSPAPATTLAQPQQNQTQTHHTTQQTFLNPALPPGYSYTSLPYYTGVPGLPSTFQYGPAVFPVAPTSSKQHGVNVSVNASATPFQQPSGYGSHGYNTGRKYPPPYKHFWTAES, from the exons ATGATGACATCAGTGGGCACTAACCGAGCCCGGGGAAACTGGGagcagacacagacacagaaccAGACACAGCACAAGCAGAGGCCACAG GCTACTGCAGAACAGATTAGACTTGCACAGATGATTTCGGACCACAACGATGCTGACTTTGAGGAGAAGGTGAAGCAA CTGATTGATATCACAGGCAAGAACCAGGATGAATGTGTGAttgctttgcatgactgcaatGGAGATGTCAATAGAGCCATCAATGTGCTGCTGGAGGGGAACCCGGATACG cattcctgGGAAATGGttgggaaaaagaagggagtCTCGGGACAGAAGGATGGCGGACAGATGGAATCCAATGAGGAAGGCAAAGAGAATCGAGACCGAGACAGGGATTATAGCAGGCGACGTGGTGGACCACCAAGGCGGGGAAGAGGCGCCAGTCGTGGACGAGAGT TTCGAGGTCAGGAAAATGGGCTGGATGGTGCTAAGACTGGAGGCCCATCTGGAAGAGGCACAGAAAGAGGCCGAAGGGGCCGTGGACGAGGCAGAG GTGGCTCTGGTAGGAGGGGAGGACGGTTTTCTGCCCAAGGCATGGG AACCTTTAACCCAGCTGATTATGCAGAACCAACCAATACCGATGAAAACTATGGCAATAGTAGTGGCAACACGTGGAACAATACTGGCAGTTTTGAGCCAGATGATGGGACGA gACTTGATTTCATGGGGGTTGAGGGGTCAAATTATCCCCGAAAATTTGAGACTGCTCCTG GTGCATGGAGGACTGCGACAGAGGAATGGGGTACAGAAGATTGGAATGAAGAT CTTTCTGAAACCAAGATCTTTACTGCCTCTAATGTGTCTTCAGTGCCTCTGCCTGCAGAAAATGTGACAATCACGGCTGGTCAGAG GATCGACCTTGCTGTATTACTAGGGAAGACACCTTCTTCAATGGAGAATGAATCAACCAATCTGGATCCATCTCAGGCTCCTTCCCTTGCCCAGCCTCTGGTGTTCAGTAACTCAAAGCAGAATACCATATCACAGCCTGCATCAGGAAGCACCTTCTCCCATCATAGCATG GTGAGCATGCTAGGAAAGGGGTTTGGTGATGTCGGCGAAGCTAAAGGTGGTAGCACCACAGGCTCCCAATTCTTGGAGCAGTTCAAGACAGCCCAGGCTTTGGCCCAGTTGGCAGCTCAGCACTCTCAGTCGGGTGGGAGCACCACCACTTCCTCTTGGGACATGGGCTCTACAACACAATCCCCATCGCTGGTGCAGTATG ATTTGAAGAACCCAACAGATTCAGCAGTCCACAGCCCATTCACAAAGCGCCAGGCCTTCACCCCATCTTCAGCCATGATGGAGGTATTCCTGCAGGAAAAGCCACCTGCAGTGACCACCTCCACAGCTGCACCTCCGGCCCCTTCCTCTCCATTGCCGAGCAAGTCCACTTCAGCTCCGCAGATGTCCCCGGGGTCTTCAGACAACCAGTCCTCCAGTCCCCAGCCGGCTCAGCAGAAACTGAAGCAGCAAAAGAAAAAGGCTTCCTTGACTTCAAAG ATTCCTGCTCTGGCAGTGGAGATGCCTGGCTCAGCGGATATCTCAGGGCTAAACCTGCAGTTTGGGGCATTACAGTTTGGGTCAGAGCCTGTCCTCTCAGAGTATGAGTCCACTCCTACCACGAGCGCCTCCTCCAGTCAGACTCCAAGCAGTCTCTATACCAGCACTGCAAG TGAGTCTTCATCCACAATTTCATCCAACCAGAGTCAGGAGTCTGGCTACCAGAGCGGCCCAATTCAGTCGACAACCTATACCTCCCAAAATAGTGCTCAGGGCCCGCTCTATGAACAGAGATCCACACAGACTCGGCGGTACCCCAACTCCATCTCCTCGTCTCCCCAGAAGGACCTGACTCAGGCAAAG AATGGCTTCAGCTCCGTGCAGGCCACACAGTTACAGACCACACAATCTGTTGAAG gTGCTACTGGCCCTGCGGTGAAATCTGATTCACCCTCTGCTCCCAGCATCCCCCCTCTCAATGACACAGTATCTGCAGCTTCCTTGCTGACCACAGCCAATCAACACTCATCTGCATTGGGTGGCTTGAGCCACAGTGAGGAGCTTCCAAATACTACCACCACTCAACACAGCAG CACATTATCTACCCAACAGAATAcactttcatcatcatcatcttctggGCGCACTTCAACATCAACTCTTTTG caCACAAGCGTTGAAAGTGAGGCGAGTCTCCATTCTTCCTCCAGCACTTTCTCTACTGCATCCAGCACAGTCTCGGCGCCTCCCCCTGTGGTCAGCGTCTCATCCAGCCTAAATAGTGGCAGTAGTCTAGGCCTCAGCCTGGGTAGTAACTCCACCGTCACCGCCTCAACCAGAAGCTCAGTCGCCACGACTTCAG GAAAAGCTCCCCCCAATCTTCCTCCTGGGGTCCCACCGTTGTTGCCTAATCCATATATCATGGCTCCAGGGCTGTTACATGCCTACCCG CCACAAGTGTATGGTTATGACGACTTGCAGATGCTTCAGACAAGATTCCCCTTG GATTACTACAGCATCCCGTTTCCTACACCTACCACTCCGTTGACCGGGAGGGATGGTAGCCTGGCCAGCAACCCTTACTCTG GTGACCTCTCAAAGTTCGGCCGTGGAGATGCCTCGTCCCCAGCCCCGGCCACGACTCTGGCACAGCCCCAGCAGAATCAGACGCAGACTCACCACACCACACAGCAGACATTCCTGAACCCGGCGCTGCCTCCTGGCTACAGTTACACCAGCCTGCCGTACTACACAGGGGTCCCGGGCCTCCCCAGCACCTTCCAGTACGGGCCTGCTGTATTCCCT
- the UBAP2L gene encoding ubiquitin-associated protein 2-like isoform X16: MMTSVGTNRARGNWEQTQTQNQTQHKQRPQATAEQIRLAQMISDHNDADFEEKVKQLIDITGKNQDECVIALHDCNGDVNRAINVLLEGNPDTHSWEMVGKKKGVSGQKDGGQMESNEEGKENRDRDRDYSRRRGGPPRRGRGASRGREFRGQENGLDGAKTGGPSGRGTERGRRGRGRGRGGSGRRGGRFSAQGMGTFNPADYAEPTNTDENYGNSSGNTWNNTGSFEPDDGTSAWRTATEEWGTEDWNEDLSETKIFTASNVSSVPLPAENVTITAGQRIDLAVLLGKTPSSMENESTNLDPSQAPSLAQPLVFSNSKQNTISQPASGSTFSHHSMVSMLGKGFGDVGEAKGGSTTGSQFLEQFKTAQALAQLAAQHSQSGGSTTTSSWDMGSTTQSPSLVQYDLKNPTDSAVHSPFTKRQAFTPSSAMMEVFLQEKPPAVTTSTAAPPAPSSPLPSKSTSAPQMSPGSSDNQSSSPQPAQQKLKQQKKKASLTSKIPALAVEMPGSADISGLNLQFGALQFGSEPVLSEYESTPTTSASSSQTPSSLYTSTASESSSTISSNQSQESGYQSGPIQSTTYTSQNSAQGPLYEQRSTQTRRYPNSISSSPQKDLTQAKNGFSSVQATQLQTTQSVEGATGPAVKSDSPSAPSIPPLNDTVSAASLLTTANQHSSALGGLSHSEELPNTTTTQHSSTLSTQQNTLSSSSSSGRTSTSTLLHTSVESEASLHSSSSTFSTASSTVSAPPPVVSVSSSLNSGSSLGLSLGSNSTVTASTRSSVATTSGKAPPNLPPGVPPLLPNPYIMAPGLLHAYPPQVYGYDDLQMLQTRFPLDYYSIPFPTPTTPLTGRDGSLASNPYSGDLSKFGRGDASSPAPATTLAQPQQNQTQTHHTTQQTFLNPALPPGYSYTSLPYYTGVPGLPSTFQYGPAVFPVAPTSSKQHGVNVSVNASATPFQQPSGYGSHGYNTGRKYPPPYKHFWTAES; encoded by the exons ATGATGACATCAGTGGGCACTAACCGAGCCCGGGGAAACTGGGagcagacacagacacagaaccAGACACAGCACAAGCAGAGGCCACAG GCTACTGCAGAACAGATTAGACTTGCACAGATGATTTCGGACCACAACGATGCTGACTTTGAGGAGAAGGTGAAGCAA CTGATTGATATCACAGGCAAGAACCAGGATGAATGTGTGAttgctttgcatgactgcaatGGAGATGTCAATAGAGCCATCAATGTGCTGCTGGAGGGGAACCCGGATACG cattcctgGGAAATGGttgggaaaaagaagggagtCTCGGGACAGAAGGATGGCGGACAGATGGAATCCAATGAGGAAGGCAAAGAGAATCGAGACCGAGACAGGGATTATAGCAGGCGACGTGGTGGACCACCAAGGCGGGGAAGAGGCGCCAGTCGTGGACGAGAGT TTCGAGGTCAGGAAAATGGGCTGGATGGTGCTAAGACTGGAGGCCCATCTGGAAGAGGCACAGAAAGAGGCCGAAGGGGCCGTGGACGAGGCAGAG GTGGCTCTGGTAGGAGGGGAGGACGGTTTTCTGCCCAAGGCATGGG AACCTTTAACCCAGCTGATTATGCAGAACCAACCAATACCGATGAAAACTATGGCAATAGTAGTGGCAACACGTGGAACAATACTGGCAGTTTTGAGCCAGATGATGGGACGA GTGCATGGAGGACTGCGACAGAGGAATGGGGTACAGAAGATTGGAATGAAGAT CTTTCTGAAACCAAGATCTTTACTGCCTCTAATGTGTCTTCAGTGCCTCTGCCTGCAGAAAATGTGACAATCACGGCTGGTCAGAG GATCGACCTTGCTGTATTACTAGGGAAGACACCTTCTTCAATGGAGAATGAATCAACCAATCTGGATCCATCTCAGGCTCCTTCCCTTGCCCAGCCTCTGGTGTTCAGTAACTCAAAGCAGAATACCATATCACAGCCTGCATCAGGAAGCACCTTCTCCCATCATAGCATG GTGAGCATGCTAGGAAAGGGGTTTGGTGATGTCGGCGAAGCTAAAGGTGGTAGCACCACAGGCTCCCAATTCTTGGAGCAGTTCAAGACAGCCCAGGCTTTGGCCCAGTTGGCAGCTCAGCACTCTCAGTCGGGTGGGAGCACCACCACTTCCTCTTGGGACATGGGCTCTACAACACAATCCCCATCGCTGGTGCAGTATG ATTTGAAGAACCCAACAGATTCAGCAGTCCACAGCCCATTCACAAAGCGCCAGGCCTTCACCCCATCTTCAGCCATGATGGAGGTATTCCTGCAGGAAAAGCCACCTGCAGTGACCACCTCCACAGCTGCACCTCCGGCCCCTTCCTCTCCATTGCCGAGCAAGTCCACTTCAGCTCCGCAGATGTCCCCGGGGTCTTCAGACAACCAGTCCTCCAGTCCCCAGCCGGCTCAGCAGAAACTGAAGCAGCAAAAGAAAAAGGCTTCCTTGACTTCAAAG ATTCCTGCTCTGGCAGTGGAGATGCCTGGCTCAGCGGATATCTCAGGGCTAAACCTGCAGTTTGGGGCATTACAGTTTGGGTCAGAGCCTGTCCTCTCAGAGTATGAGTCCACTCCTACCACGAGCGCCTCCTCCAGTCAGACTCCAAGCAGTCTCTATACCAGCACTGCAAG TGAGTCTTCATCCACAATTTCATCCAACCAGAGTCAGGAGTCTGGCTACCAGAGCGGCCCAATTCAGTCGACAACCTATACCTCCCAAAATAGTGCTCAGGGCCCGCTCTATGAACAGAGATCCACACAGACTCGGCGGTACCCCAACTCCATCTCCTCGTCTCCCCAGAAGGACCTGACTCAGGCAAAG AATGGCTTCAGCTCCGTGCAGGCCACACAGTTACAGACCACACAATCTGTTGAAG gTGCTACTGGCCCTGCGGTGAAATCTGATTCACCCTCTGCTCCCAGCATCCCCCCTCTCAATGACACAGTATCTGCAGCTTCCTTGCTGACCACAGCCAATCAACACTCATCTGCATTGGGTGGCTTGAGCCACAGTGAGGAGCTTCCAAATACTACCACCACTCAACACAGCAG CACATTATCTACCCAACAGAATAcactttcatcatcatcatcttctggGCGCACTTCAACATCAACTCTTTTG caCACAAGCGTTGAAAGTGAGGCGAGTCTCCATTCTTCCTCCAGCACTTTCTCTACTGCATCCAGCACAGTCTCGGCGCCTCCCCCTGTGGTCAGCGTCTCATCCAGCCTAAATAGTGGCAGTAGTCTAGGCCTCAGCCTGGGTAGTAACTCCACCGTCACCGCCTCAACCAGAAGCTCAGTCGCCACGACTTCAG GAAAAGCTCCCCCCAATCTTCCTCCTGGGGTCCCACCGTTGTTGCCTAATCCATATATCATGGCTCCAGGGCTGTTACATGCCTACCCG CCACAAGTGTATGGTTATGACGACTTGCAGATGCTTCAGACAAGATTCCCCTTG GATTACTACAGCATCCCGTTTCCTACACCTACCACTCCGTTGACCGGGAGGGATGGTAGCCTGGCCAGCAACCCTTACTCTG GTGACCTCTCAAAGTTCGGCCGTGGAGATGCCTCGTCCCCAGCCCCGGCCACGACTCTGGCACAGCCCCAGCAGAATCAGACGCAGACTCACCACACCACACAGCAGACATTCCTGAACCCGGCGCTGCCTCCTGGCTACAGTTACACCAGCCTGCCGTACTACACAGGGGTCCCGGGCCTCCCCAGCACCTTCCAGTACGGGCCTGCTGTATTCCCT